A window of Pomacea canaliculata isolate SZHN2017 linkage group LG3, ASM307304v1, whole genome shotgun sequence contains these coding sequences:
- the LOC112560621 gene encoding uncharacterized protein LOC112560621 isoform X3 translates to MAAFSLFFIVCLKLWGVVLVGNCAAVNNRGICYQGYTGADSGGSCTFNKGRWCDWTSSKWEVNKNSEAFADMKGRYEGAIATLTSPWMCEDNFTTICVQFRFMFNDRDGGRLTLKLCHDNRACEDLWFANSGDKNEWSWYQVNKTVTLTQHGQFQIQFQGEKIEDSWFQETNFYLDNIVYKNTSCTTKPSAVDYSSTEVPSLTTLLNLKCFQEHHSLHTKLLILVQVRLN, encoded by the exons ATGGCTGCCTTCAGTCTGTTCTTCATTGTGTGTCTGAAGCTGTGGGGCGTCGTGTTGGTCGGAAATTGTGCTGCAGTGAATAACAG GGGAATCTGCTATCAGGGTTACACTGGTGCCGACAGCGGAG GTAGTTGCACATTTAATAAAGGTCGTTGGTGCGACTGGACAAGCTCAAAATGGGAAGTCAACAAAa ACAGCGAAGCTTTTGCCGACATGAAAGGAAGGTATGAAGGAGCCATAGCGACTCTCACCAGTCCGTGGATGTGTGAAGACAACTTCACGACGATCTGTGTCCAGTTTCGTTTCATGTTTAATGACCGTGACGGGGGCAGACTGACTCTTAAACTGTGTCACGACAATAGAGCATGTGAGGATTTGTGGTTCGCTAATTCTGGTGACAAAAATGAATGGTCCTGGTAccaagtaaacaaaactgtcacCTTAACTCAACACGGACAGTTTCAG ATACAGTTTCAAGGAGAGAAGATAGAAGACTCGTGGTTTCAAGAAACAAACTTCTATCTCGACAACATCGTCTACAAAAACACTTCCTGCACCACCAAGCCATCGGCGGTAGATTACTCGTCTACAGAAGTTCCCTCTCTAACTACACTTCTaaatttaaagtgttttcaAGAGCACCATTCTTTACACACCAAACTACTGATTTTGGTACAGGTAAGACtcaattaa
- the LOC112560621 gene encoding uncharacterized protein LOC112560621 isoform X2, which translates to MMNHKVASHNVLTVVVTRWHLTSVIKVQRRWLPEVCYQGYTGADSGGSCTFNKGHVCNWESSGFQVNKNSEAFANMYGRNQGARATLTSPWMCEDNFTTICVQFRFMFNDNDGGRLTLKLCHDTRTCEDLWFANSRDKNEWSWYHVNKTVTLTQHEQFQIQFQGEKIEDSWFQETNFYLDNIVYKNTSCTTKPSAVDYSSTEVPSLTTLLNLKCFQEHHSLHTKLLILVQVRLN; encoded by the exons ATGATGAATCATAAGGTTGCATCTCACAATGTGCTGACTGTTGTTGTCACAAGATGGCATTTAACTTCCGTCATCAAAGTCCAGCGAAGATGGCTGCC GGAAGTCTGCTATCAGGGTTACACTGGCGCAGACAGCGGAG GTAGTTGCACATTTAATAAAGGTCATGTGTGCAACTGGGAAAGCTCTGGATTCCAAGTcaacaaaa ACAGCGAAGCTTTTGCTAACATGTATGGAAGGAATCAAGGAGCCAGAGCGACTCTCACCAGTCCGTGGATGTGTGAAGACAACTTCACGACGATCTGTGTCCAGTTTCGTTTCATGTTTAATGACAATGACGGGGGCAGACTGACACTTAAACTGTGTCACGACACCAGAACATGTGAGGATTTGTGGTTTGCTAATTCTCGTGACAAAAATGAATGGTCCTGGTACCACGTCAACAAGACTGTAACATTAACTCAACACGAGCAGTTTCAG ATACAGTTTCAAGGAGAGAAGATAGAAGACTCGTGGTTTCAAGAAACAAACTTCTATCTCGACAACATCGTCTACAAAAACACTTCCTGCACCACCAAGCCATCGGCGGTAGATTACTCGTCTACAGAAGTTCCCTCTCTAACTACACTTCTaaatttaaagtgttttcaAGAGCACCATTCTTTACACACCAAACTACTGATTTTGGTACAGGTAAGACtcaattaa
- the LOC112560621 gene encoding uncharacterized protein LOC112560621 isoform X1, whose translation MAFNFRHQSPAKMAAVSLFVIVCLKLWSFMPGGNCAAVNNREVCYQGYTGADSGGSCTFNKGHVCNWESSGFQVNKNSEAFANMYGRNQGARATLTSPWMCEDNFTTICVQFRFMFNDNDGGRLTLKLCHDTRTCEDLWFANSRDKNEWSWYHVNKTVTLTQHEQFQIQFQGEKIEDSWFQETNFYLDNIVYKNTSCTTKPSAVDYSSTEVPSLTTLLNLKCFQEHHSLHTKLLILVQVRLN comes from the exons ATGGCATTTAACTTCCGTCATCAAAGTCCAGCGAAGATGGCTGCCGTAAGTCTGTTCGTTATTGTGTGTCTGAAGCTGTGGTCCTTCATGCCGGGCGGTAATTGTGCTGCAGTGAATAACAG GGAAGTCTGCTATCAGGGTTACACTGGCGCAGACAGCGGAG GTAGTTGCACATTTAATAAAGGTCATGTGTGCAACTGGGAAAGCTCTGGATTCCAAGTcaacaaaa ACAGCGAAGCTTTTGCTAACATGTATGGAAGGAATCAAGGAGCCAGAGCGACTCTCACCAGTCCGTGGATGTGTGAAGACAACTTCACGACGATCTGTGTCCAGTTTCGTTTCATGTTTAATGACAATGACGGGGGCAGACTGACACTTAAACTGTGTCACGACACCAGAACATGTGAGGATTTGTGGTTTGCTAATTCTCGTGACAAAAATGAATGGTCCTGGTACCACGTCAACAAGACTGTAACATTAACTCAACACGAGCAGTTTCAG ATACAGTTTCAAGGAGAGAAGATAGAAGACTCGTGGTTTCAAGAAACAAACTTCTATCTCGACAACATCGTCTACAAAAACACTTCCTGCACCACCAAGCCATCGGCGGTAGATTACTCGTCTACAGAAGTTCCCTCTCTAACTACACTTCTaaatttaaagtgttttcaAGAGCACCATTCTTTACACACCAAACTACTGATTTTGGTACAGGTAAGACtcaattaa
- the LOC112560622 gene encoding uncharacterized protein LOC112560622, whose product MSCCNRTLFRKKRSTRRHLENNPPIAASNQLYNMVGFTRNSTDPSRDIHSIQQLPAAEPEVNIYSDIVYIDTTLPKGNQGSLMASANPYWVSEPVQTSSLVAMKSSMQSEATEETIYQNTDAKEHPGKEFDQDESYLTPCEGEMKMERVYQNVDTSL is encoded by the exons ATGTCCTGCTGTAACAGGACTCTGTTTCG GAAGAAACGTTCTACTCGAAGACATCTTGAAAATAATCCTCCAATCGCAGCCTCTAATCAACTCTATAACATGGTTG GTTTTACTCGCAACAGCACCGATCCTTCCCGCGACATCCACAGCATACAGCAACTGCCGGCGGCTGAACCGGAAGTGAATATCTACTCCGACATCGTGTACATCGACACGACCCTCCCGAAAGGTAACCAAGGGTCACTGATGGCCAGCGCCAACCCCTACTGGGTCAGTGAGCCTGTGCAAACCTCCAGCCTGGTGGCGATGAAATCGTCGATGCAATCTGAGGCGACAGAGGAGACGATATATCAAAACACGGACGCTAAGGAGCACCCGGGGAAGGAGTTTGATCAGGACGAGAGTTATCTGACGCCTTGTGAAGGAGAGATGAAGATGGAGAGGGTGTACCAGAATGTGGATACGAGTCTATGA
- the LOC112558824 gene encoding uncharacterized protein LOC112558824, with translation MAAFQRSARDPTLRRNTKEAMMEAYSNCKFDVNLCGWSSDRIKEGKWTVNGSVAQLQWISSWGNAKAWMTSPKLCETSSETACLRMRYKINRSRKLYIERCNHSCETLWSTDKGTEDQWQAVNVSIDTSGSFTIRITGEKSFYHRGPQIYVDDVTYTNTPCNQTRNTRSLNGTTTTSNGPDSSTRPSLSGNGTGITPTTQGPTQEAALEVESSHDAVDNAVTTGIAAAVVAIAMVIAAVAVVARYYINRGCCNRSLLRKKPSIPKYNDKNPPITASNQLYNIVGEYSVHNCDQCSRWSPTSKL, from the exons ATGGCGGCGTTCCAGCGTTCCGCACGGGACCCGACGCTGAGGCGAAACACGAAGGAAGCCATGATGGAAGCATACA GCAACTGCAAATTTGATGTAAATCTCTGCGGCTGGAGTAGTGACCGCATCAAAGAAGGGAAATGGACCGTGAACG GTTCTGTTGCTCAGCTACAGTGGATATCAAGTTGGGGCAACGCCAAGGCGTGGATGACGAGCCCAAAGCTGTGTGAGACATCATCAGAAACAGCGTGTCTGCGAATGcgatataaaataaacagaagcagGAAACTGTATATAGAGCGCTGCAACCACTCATGCGAGACACTGTGGTCAACTGATAAAGGGACAGAAGACCAATGGCAGGCCGTCAACGTCTCTATTGACACGAGTGGCTCTTTCACA ATTCGTATCactggagaaaaaagtttttatcatAGAGGTCCTCAAATTTACGTCGACGATGTTACTTACACGAATACGCCATGCAACCAGACGAGGAACACTCGATCTCTGAACGGTACGACAACTACAAGTAACGGTCCTGACAGCTCCACCAGACCTTCACTTTCTGGCAACGGCACAGGCATCACACCTACGACTCAAGGACCCACACAAG aaGCTGCCCTGGAGGTGGAGAGTTCTCACGATGCAGTGGACAACGCGGTGACGACCGGTATTGCCGCTGCTGTCGTCGCCATCGCCATGGTCATTGCTGCCGTCGCTGTAGTCGCTCGATACTACATCAATAGAGGCTGCTGCAACAGAAGTTTGCTTCg GAAGAAACCTTCGATTCCAAAGTACAATGACAAAAATCCTCCAATTACAGCCTCCAATCAACTGTACAACATAGTTGGTGAGTATAGTGTACACAACTGCGATCAATGTTCCCGATGGTCGCCAACGTCAAA GTTATAA
- the LOC112560674 gene encoding uncharacterized protein LOC112560674 codes for MPVKAPRKLFRVGDLAMCPIPKSGSTFWKQVLLYIHDNKTGPFFEADYGDVHKRAFRHEKPASDVIDDDTITAVFVREPYARLFSGYMDKIFQPRLDNWRRFARPMADFLLSGVEARHTIYHMCPANISFAQFVTYFIAARERCEGHRPPEEPPLRPAVLPVRLLQRRRYARHNAGAAPVAHPETAACSGPEAANAKGKSFKHDLRHEPETSRHRESRHRFSRPTVIRLYRQNGESPRRRGGHFGSWATFWQVTFFRRRGPQDQAPVDPPDPPPSVEHTSCQRHGPRVSAQGGGSSTGVERPASQGHHQQARVISRAA; via the exons ATGCCGGTCAAAGCTCCGCGAAAACTCTTTCGGGTGGGAGACCTCGCCATGTGTCCCATCCCCAAGAGCGGGTCGACTTTCTGGAAGCAAGTTCTGTTGTACATTCACGACAACAAA ACAGGCCCGTTCTTTGAAGCCGACTATGGGGACGTGCACAAACGGGCCTTCAGGCACGAGAAGCCggccagtgacgtcatcgaTGACGACACAATAACCGCTGTGTTCGTGCGCGAACCTTACGCCCGCCTGTTCTCAGGCTACATGGACAAGATCTTCCAGCCTCGCCTCGACAACTGGCGAAG GTTCGCTCGCCCTATGGCAGATTTTCTCTTGTCCGGAGTTGAAGCACGGCACACAATATACCACATGTGTCCCGCAAACATCTCATTCGCCCAGTTCGTCACCTACTTTATCGCCGCGCGAGAACGCTGTGAAGGACACAGGCCTCCCGAGGAACCCCCACTTCGTCCCGCAGTCCTTCCTGTGCGGCTTCTGCAGCGACGCCGTTACGCCCGCCACAATGCAGGCGCGGCGCCAGTGGCTCATCCGGAAACTGCAGCATGCTCAGGACCGGAAGCTGCTAACGCCAAGGGGAAATCGTTTAAACACGACCTCAGACACGAACCTGAAACCTCGAGACATCGAGAAAGCCGACACAGGTTCTCGCGTCCAACCGTTATACGACTTTATCGGCAAAACGGAGAGTCTCCTAGACGACGCGGCGGCCATTTTGGAAGCTGGGCAACTTTCTGGCAGGTTACCTTCTTTCGAAGACGCGGACCGCAGGACCAAGCGCCAGTTGATCCGCCTGACCCTCCACCATCTGTGGAACACACATCTTGTCAACGTCATGGCCCACGAGTGTCAGCACAAGGAGGAGGCTCTTCGACGGGTGTGGAAAGGCCTGCAAGTCAGGGGCATCATCAGCAAGCGAGAGTTATTTCCCGTGCCGCCTGA
- the LOC112560627 gene encoding carbohydrate sulfotransferase 13-like yields MSPRLRRRRGAVALLVIATATPVLLLLTRMNSPPSEKAPRTLQQTDYDLEKESERASTVHVMLDQPTSMEVFRQRKARLQQACAINPPTSTLMPPFQYGVMTAGRMAYCPMPKSGSTVWKRILYYIDQKLNVSFLDVDYGDIHAKTMYMFDMTYKHPPSDGDVKSVVFVREPYSRLFAGYLDKLFTPRHANWIRYAQPVLRYTRKYATAHELACAHDVQFEEFVEYYVALETGDLREPRDEHFAPLTQLCGFCRRDYDFVGHQETFASDTLGILEQLNASGLLTPEDFAHEFARYEMEALVRYTFANELEDEAKVGACMSRHEALRRLWKVLQVRGCLSSLEFFPFTEEDCQEVTVDVFMELAMEAFQRSLSDQNRTSNYQAAMMEAYSTVSFYLRNALRGVLWKDFMYFGTTPATPTFFLPKTTFFYRTIGILTSLIHFCLTLLTSLTLMSDVLFWELVGDCDLLHS; encoded by the exons AAAAAGCTCCGAGGACTCTTCAGCAAACCGACTACGATCTGGAAAAAGAGTCTGAAAGAgcatccacagtccacgtgaTGCTAGACCAGCCAACCAGCATGGAGGTCTTCCGACAGCGCAAGGCAAGACTCCAGCAGGCATGCGCCATCAATCCTCCTACCTCCACACTGATGCCCCCCTTCCAGTACGGCGTCATGACGGCTGGCAGGATGGCCTACTGTCCAATGCCCAAGTCTGGCAGCACAGTCTGGAAGCGAATCCTCTACTACATCGACCAGAAGCTGAACGTTTCCTTTCTAGATGTGGATTATGGCGACATTCACGCGAAAACCATGTACATGTTTGACATGACTTACAA ACACCCCCCGTCAGACGGTGACGTCAAGAGCGTAGTGTTTGTCCGAGAACCCTACTCCAGACTGTTCGCCGGCTACCTGGACAAGCTCTTCACGCCACGACATGCCAACTGGATCCGATACGCGCAGCCGGTGCTACGTTACACACGGAAGTACGCCACGGCGCACGAGCTAGCCTGCGCACACGATGTGCAGTTCGAGGAGTTTGTGGAGTACTACGTGGCGCTGGAGACTGGCGACCTACGCGAGCCCCGCGACGAACACTTCGCGCCGCTGACGCAACTGTGCGGCTTCTGCCGCCGCGACTACGATTTTGTCGGCCACCAGGAGACGTTCGCGTCTGACACGCTGGGTATCTTGGAGCAGTTGAACGCCTCCGGCCTCCTGACCCCAGAGGACTTCGCCCACGAATTCGCCCGCTACGAGATGGAGGCACTGGTCCGCTACACCTTCGCGAATGAACTGGAGGACGAGGCTAAGGTCGGTGCCTGCATGTCCCGCCATGAAGCTCTGCGGCGCCTGTGGAAGGTGCTGCAAGTGCGAGGATGCCTCAGCTCCCTGGAGTTCTTTCCCTTCACAGAGGAAGACTGCCAGGAGGTGACGGTGGATGTCTTCATGGAGCTGGCCATGGAAGCCTTTCAACGATCCCTCAGCGACCAAAACCGGACGTCGAACTACCAGGCGGCCATGATGGAAGCTTATAGTACTGTATCGTTTTACCTGCGGAACGCCCTGCGAGGTGTCTTGTGGAAAGATTTTATGTATTTCGGTACGACGCCAGCAACTCCAACGTTTTTCCTCCCGAAGACAACTTTCTTCTACCGGACTATCGGTATTTTGACATCTTtgattcatttttgtttgacacTGTTGACGAGTTTAACGTTAATGTCTGATGTTCTGTTCTGGGAGCTGGTTGGAGACTGTGATCTCTTACACTCATAA